The Deinococcus sonorensis KR-87 genome includes a window with the following:
- a CDS encoding MFS transporter, with translation MSVRAQTQPRGGVSPKVVLFLTIFVAMLGLSVLFPIIAPLSRQLGLTETQTGWFSTAYSLMQFLFAPIWGARSERVGRKPVLLLGLVGFGLSFGLFALFAQLGLRGVLSGGLLFTLLVGARVVGGVLSSATLPTAQAMMADLTGRENRAAAMGLIGAAFGLGVVFGPALGAGLAHFGLVVPVVFSAALGLATAALASVTLHETRQPQADTAARVSRRSLLHGSILFFLGVSALYTLASVGMEQTIGFYVQDTLHLSSARTATTVGLMLAIFGFLAAAVQGGAIRPLSKRLSPALLLPAGLVVMGAGMLLLPATSTFWSITGALALVGVGSAILGPTLSAALSLSVGEHGQGQVAGLNSSALALGRMTGPLLGTGLYQKVSHGAPYLLSGGVLLALLVVSLLSLPRLRSALHA, from the coding sequence ATGAGTGTACGCGCCCAAACACAGCCGCGCGGCGGCGTCAGCCCGAAGGTGGTGCTGTTCCTGACCATCTTTGTGGCGATGCTGGGGCTGAGCGTGCTGTTTCCCATCATCGCGCCGCTGTCGCGCCAGCTGGGCCTGACCGAAACCCAGACCGGCTGGTTTTCCACCGCCTACAGCCTGATGCAGTTTCTGTTCGCGCCGATCTGGGGCGCGCGCAGCGAGCGCGTCGGGCGCAAGCCGGTGCTGCTGCTGGGGCTGGTGGGCTTTGGCCTGAGCTTCGGGCTGTTCGCCCTGTTCGCGCAGCTGGGGCTGCGCGGCGTCCTCAGCGGCGGCCTGCTGTTCACGCTGCTGGTGGGGGCGCGGGTGGTGGGCGGCGTGCTGTCCAGCGCCACCCTGCCCACCGCCCAGGCGATGATGGCCGACCTGACCGGCCGGGAGAACCGCGCCGCCGCCATGGGCCTGATCGGGGCGGCCTTCGGCCTGGGCGTGGTGTTCGGACCGGCGCTGGGCGCCGGACTGGCTCACTTCGGGCTGGTGGTGCCGGTGGTGTTCAGCGCCGCGCTGGGGCTGGCCACGGCGGCCCTGGCCAGCGTCACGCTGCACGAAACCCGGCAGCCGCAGGCGGACACGGCGGCGCGGGTCAGCCGCCGGTCGCTGCTGCACGGGTCCATCCTGTTCTTTCTGGGGGTCAGCGCGCTGTACACGCTCGCGTCGGTTGGCATGGAGCAGACCATCGGGTTCTACGTGCAGGACACGCTGCACCTGAGCAGTGCCCGCACCGCCACCACGGTGGGCCTGATGCTGGCGATCTTCGGCTTCCTGGCGGCGGCGGTGCAGGGCGGGGCCATCCGCCCGCTCAGCAAGCGCCTGTCGCCGGCCCTGCTGCTGCCGGCCGGCCTGGTGGTGATGGGTGCGGGCATGCTGCTGCTGCCGGCCACCAGCACCTTCTGGAGCATCACCGGAGCGCTGGCGCTGGTGGGCGTGGGCAGCGCGATCCTCGGGCCCACGCTGTCAGCGGCCCTGTCGCTCAGCGTGGGCGAGCACGGCCAGGGGCAGGTCGCCGGGCTGAACAGCAGCGCGCTGGCGCTGGGCCGCATGACCGGCCCGCTGCTCGGCACCGGGCTGTATCAGAAGGTGTCGCACGGCGCGCCGTACCTGCTGAGCGGTGGGGTGCTGCTGGCGCTGCTGGTGGTGTCGCTGCTGAGTCTGCCGCGCCTGCGCAGCGCCCTGCACGCCTGA
- a CDS encoding metal-sulfur cluster assembly factor yields the protein MPSQAQVLEALKVVKDPEIPVNVVDLGLIYGVDVSEAGNVEITMTLTSVGCPVQDLIRADAEMAVMRLDGVNQVEVDFVWSPPWAPEKMSDDGKRQMRMFGFNV from the coding sequence CTGCCCAGCCAGGCCCAGGTGCTGGAGGCGCTGAAGGTCGTCAAGGACCCGGAAATCCCGGTGAACGTGGTGGACCTGGGCCTGATCTACGGCGTGGACGTGAGCGAGGCCGGCAACGTGGAGATCACCATGACGCTCACCTCGGTGGGCTGCCCGGTGCAGGACCTGATCCGCGCCGACGCCGAGATGGCCGTGATGCGGCTGGACGGGGTGAATCAGGTGGAGGTGGACTTCGTGTGGTCGCCGCCGTGGGCCCCGGAGAAGATGTCCGACGACGGCAAGCGCCAGATGCGGATGTTCGGCTTCAACGTCTGA
- a CDS encoding rhodanese-like domain-containing protein → MNELNPQQAQERVQQGALLIDVREPNEYQEVHAQGAQLIPLSEFEARYQELPQDAELIMICRSGARSERAGQYLLQRGYSNVTNLQGGTLAWQQAGLPTEEGGTA, encoded by the coding sequence ATGAACGAGCTCAACCCCCAGCAAGCCCAGGAGCGTGTGCAGCAGGGTGCCCTGCTGATCGACGTGCGCGAGCCGAACGAATACCAGGAGGTGCACGCCCAGGGCGCGCAGCTGATCCCGCTCAGCGAGTTCGAGGCGCGCTACCAGGAACTGCCGCAGGACGCCGAACTGATCATGATCTGCCGCAGCGGCGCGCGCAGCGAGCGGGCCGGCCAGTACCTGCTGCAGCGCGGGTACAGCAACGTCACCAACCTGCAGGGCGGCACCCTGGCGTGGCAGCAGGCCGGCCTGCCCACCGAAGAAGGAGGAACGGCATGA
- a CDS encoding SDR family NAD(P)-dependent oxidoreductase encodes MNELAGTVALVTGASRGVGRGVVLALAQQGAAVYFTGRTVQEGEGTVRLPGSLQRTEQDARAQGGTATGLQCDHTDDDQTRAVIERIQHDHGRLDLLVNNVWGGYEHYFDGTPFWEERGFWTEPLNRWDRMFQAGVRAHYVTSSLAVPLLLRSERALVATISFIASGRVDMGVAYGAAKAADDHMTACMAHELQPHGVAALALHPGLVRTEGVVQSGAFDLSTSHSPELVGLVISALLRDPQLLQRSGQALAVLRLAGEYGLSDLGGQPLPVE; translated from the coding sequence ATGAACGAACTGGCCGGAACGGTAGCGCTGGTGACCGGAGCAAGCCGTGGGGTGGGGCGGGGCGTCGTGCTGGCGCTCGCGCAGCAGGGAGCGGCGGTGTACTTTACCGGCCGCACGGTGCAGGAAGGCGAGGGAACGGTGCGGCTGCCCGGCAGCCTGCAGCGGACCGAACAGGACGCGCGCGCCCAGGGCGGCACCGCCACCGGCCTCCAGTGCGACCACACCGACGACGACCAGACCCGGGCCGTCATCGAGCGGATTCAGCACGACCACGGCCGACTGGACCTGCTGGTCAACAACGTCTGGGGCGGGTATGAGCACTACTTCGACGGCACGCCCTTCTGGGAGGAGCGGGGCTTCTGGACCGAGCCGCTGAACCGCTGGGACCGGATGTTCCAGGCGGGTGTGCGCGCCCATTACGTCACGTCCAGCCTCGCCGTGCCGCTGCTGCTGCGCTCTGAGCGCGCCCTGGTGGCGACCATTTCCTTCATCGCGTCCGGGCGGGTGGACATGGGCGTGGCCTACGGGGCGGCGAAGGCCGCCGATGACCACATGACCGCGTGCATGGCGCATGAGCTGCAGCCGCACGGAGTTGCGGCGCTGGCGCTGCATCCGGGGCTGGTGCGGACCGAGGGGGTGGTGCAGTCCGGCGCCTTCGACCTGAGTACCTCCCACTCGCCGGAGCTAGTGGGGCTGGTCATCTCGGCGCTGCTGCGTGACCCGCAGCTGCTCCAGCGCTCCGGCCAGGCATTGGCCGTGCTGCGGCTGGCCGGTGAGTACGGGCTGTCCGATCTCGGCGGCCAGCCGCTGCCCGTGGAGTAG
- a CDS encoding rhodanese-like domain-containing protein, translated as MTDVLPLDRLLIDLRPEPLRVRGPLEPLVPNRVRAVTLEQIEAGTHGLTPDLGPLLVICERGIRSGLAARFLRSDGLDAEAYPGGVPALLEALQRPGG; from the coding sequence ATGACCGACGTGCTGCCTCTCGACCGGCTGCTGATTGACCTGCGCCCGGAGCCGTTGCGGGTCAGGGGCCCCCTGGAGCCACTGGTGCCCAACCGGGTCCGGGCGGTGACGCTGGAGCAGATCGAGGCCGGCACCCACGGCCTGACGCCCGACCTGGGGCCGCTGCTGGTCATCTGTGAGCGGGGCATCCGCAGCGGCCTGGCGGCGCGGTTCCTGCGGTCCGACGGGCTGGACGCCGAGGCGTACCCGGGGGGCGTCCCGGCCCTGCTGGAAGCGCTGCAGCGCCCCGGCGGGTAG
- the efp gene encoding elongation factor P encodes MISVTELRNGTKVQMDGGLWECLDYSHLKMGRGGAKVVTKFRNMETGSIVDRTFNSTEKLQDIFVETKPMQYLYKDGNDFIFMDMETYDQVSLPPVLAGDSAKFLKENMEVEVSMFGDKALKIVLPNKVVLKIIETAPGVRGDTVSGGTKPAVLEGGATVQVPLFVDQGTDVNVDTRTGEYLSRA; translated from the coding sequence ATGATCAGCGTAACTGAACTGAGAAACGGCACGAAAGTGCAGATGGACGGCGGCCTGTGGGAATGCCTGGACTACTCGCACCTCAAGATGGGGCGCGGCGGCGCGAAGGTGGTCACCAAGTTCCGCAACATGGAAACCGGCAGCATCGTGGACCGCACCTTCAACAGCACCGAAAAGCTGCAGGACATCTTCGTGGAGACCAAGCCGATGCAGTACCTCTACAAGGACGGCAACGACTTCATCTTCATGGACATGGAAACCTATGACCAGGTGTCGCTGCCCCCGGTGCTGGCCGGCGACTCGGCCAAGTTCCTGAAGGAGAACATGGAGGTCGAGGTCTCGATGTTCGGGGACAAGGCACTCAAGATCGTGCTGCCGAACAAGGTGGTGCTCAAGATCATCGAGACGGCCCCCGGCGTGCGCGGCGACACCGTGTCGGGTGGCACCAAGCCGGCCGTGTTGGAGGGAGGCGCCACCGTGCAGGTGCCGCTGTTCGTGGACCAGGGCACCGACGTGAACGTGGACACCCGCACCGGCGAGTACCTCAGCCGCGCCTGA
- the accB gene encoding acetyl-CoA carboxylase biotin carboxyl carrier protein codes for MDPKDLKDILQALESADVREFSLKTADYDLNLRRGPDPQPVMMVPAPAPVAQAQPAPAAPAAPAAPASEPAAAPAPAASTPTPAAASSGTPVKAPIVGTFYSASSPDAAPFVKVGDRVEVGQVLCIIEAMKLMNEIESESAGTVREILVRNAEPVEYGQTLFIVE; via the coding sequence ATGGACCCCAAGGACCTCAAGGATATTCTGCAGGCGCTGGAATCCGCCGACGTGCGCGAATTCAGCCTCAAGACCGCCGACTACGACCTGAACCTGCGGCGCGGCCCGGACCCGCAGCCGGTGATGATGGTCCCGGCCCCCGCCCCGGTGGCCCAGGCCCAGCCGGCCCCCGCCGCGCCTGCTGCCCCGGCCGCGCCGGCCAGTGAGCCGGCTGCGGCCCCGGCACCGGCCGCGTCCACGCCCACCCCTGCTGCGGCCAGCAGCGGCACGCCGGTCAAGGCGCCCATCGTGGGCACCTTCTACTCGGCCAGCAGCCCGGACGCGGCCCCCTTCGTGAAGGTGGGCGACCGGGTAGAGGTGGGGCAGGTGCTGTGCATCATCGAGGCCATGAAGCTGATGAACGAGATCGAGTCCGAGTCGGCCGGAACTGTGCGCGAGATTCTGGTTCGCAACGCCGAGCCGGTCGAGTACGGCCAGACGCTGTTTATCGTCGAGTAA
- the accC gene encoding acetyl-CoA carboxylase biotin carboxylase subunit: protein MFKKILIANRGEIALRVIRTAREMGVKTVVVYSQADEQSLPVLLADESVCVGPPASSASYLNIPNILSAALMTGAEAIHPGYGFMAENPDFAEMCREHGITFIGPTPESMRALGSKAGGREIAANSNVPTVPGTGVLEGVDEALLAAKQIGYPVLLKASAGGGGRGQKVVRTQEELRAAFGQAQEEARLYFGDPAIIMEKFLEEFRHVEVQVMGDGQGHVIHIGERDCSIQRRNQKLIEEAPSTLPASLRQEILDAGVRLAQHVNYAGAGTLEFIVDRDGNYYFMEMNTRIQVEHCVSEQISGLDFVRLQLQIAAGEGLHLQQSDIVLRGHSIECRINAEDPDKDFRPAAGKIDDVHFAGGPGVRVDSHAYSGYIIPPHYDSLIGKLIVHHDTREQAIARMKRALEETVIQGPKTTIPLYVKIMDNPFYKRGAVQTNFLKTRMEGAL, encoded by the coding sequence ATGTTCAAGAAGATTCTGATCGCCAACCGGGGCGAGATCGCGTTGCGGGTGATCCGCACCGCGCGGGAGATGGGCGTCAAGACGGTGGTGGTATACTCGCAGGCCGATGAGCAGAGCCTGCCGGTGCTGCTCGCCGACGAATCGGTGTGCGTGGGGCCGCCGGCCAGCAGCGCCAGCTACCTGAACATCCCCAACATCCTCTCGGCGGCCCTGATGACGGGCGCCGAGGCGATCCATCCCGGCTACGGCTTCATGGCCGAGAACCCGGACTTTGCCGAGATGTGCCGCGAGCACGGCATCACCTTCATCGGCCCGACCCCCGAGAGCATGCGGGCGCTCGGCAGCAAGGCAGGTGGCCGCGAGATCGCGGCGAACAGCAACGTGCCGACCGTGCCGGGCACCGGGGTGCTGGAGGGCGTGGACGAGGCGCTGCTGGCCGCCAAGCAGATCGGGTATCCGGTGCTGCTCAAGGCGTCGGCGGGCGGCGGCGGGCGCGGCCAGAAGGTGGTGCGCACCCAGGAAGAGCTGCGGGCGGCCTTCGGACAGGCCCAGGAGGAAGCGCGGCTGTACTTCGGCGACCCGGCCATCATCATGGAGAAGTTCCTGGAGGAGTTCCGGCACGTGGAGGTGCAGGTGATGGGGGACGGGCAGGGCCACGTCATCCACATCGGCGAGCGTGACTGCAGTATCCAGCGGCGCAACCAGAAGCTGATCGAGGAGGCGCCCAGCACCCTGCCGGCCAGCCTGCGCCAGGAGATCCTGGACGCGGGCGTACGGCTGGCTCAGCACGTGAACTACGCGGGGGCCGGTACGCTGGAATTCATCGTGGACCGCGACGGCAACTACTACTTCATGGAGATGAACACCCGCATCCAGGTGGAGCACTGCGTCTCGGAGCAGATCAGCGGCCTGGACTTCGTGCGCCTGCAGCTGCAGATTGCGGCGGGCGAGGGCCTGCACCTGCAGCAGTCGGACATCGTGCTGCGCGGGCACTCGATCGAGTGCCGCATCAACGCCGAGGACCCGGACAAGGACTTCCGCCCGGCTGCCGGCAAGATTGACGACGTGCACTTCGCGGGCGGTCCCGGCGTGCGGGTGGACTCGCACGCCTACAGCGGCTACATTATTCCGCCGCACTACGACAGCCTGATCGGCAAGCTGATCGTGCACCACGACACCCGCGAGCAGGCGATTGCCCGCATGAAACGCGCCCTGGAGGAGACGGTCATCCAGGGGCCCAAGACCACCATTCCGCTGTACGTGAAGATCATGGACAACCCCTTCTACAAGCGCGGCGCGGTGCAGACCAACTTCCTGAAGACCCGCATGGAAGGCGCGCTGTAG
- a CDS encoding ABC-F family ATP-binding cassette domain-containing protein, producing the protein MPTLLQAEELTLRYAERTVLDRVSLTVSTGDRLALLGRNGAGKTTLLRLLAGQRPPDEGQVWRETGLRFTMLEQQPVYPPGVTVQQLIEQANPYRAAQQQLDQLAGQLHDPEVMERWTTLQGQFEAGGGYGWPTRAARMLGVLDLTRFQDREAATLSGGEQTRLGLALALAGEPDLLLLDEPTNHLDIRMREWLETQLLAFSGGLVLTSHDREFLDRVATRSLWIEQGEAAPYPGGYSRARDIRTLERRTAGRLHRLSVREEQRLSGSAEQLDRWGRRSRAVKSRLARTVVAEAPQAERAIRMRLMAGQARARLVLWAEHVSKSYGPRPVLTGAALKVRQGDRVALMGANGTGKTTLLRLLAGQEFPDHTTPPATLQVAAGVQVVTLDQTWHGLDPDRGLKAQFEARFGARATTLLGRAGFREDDWAKTVLELSGGERARAGLALVSALRADLLLLDEPTNHLDIEALEALEAAVQAYGGAVIIVTHDRRFAREVATRLWLIEDTVLREVGGWDDRTALDPARTLEGDPPPPPPPPTARELLREQETRLQELNRELDRLDLTGREEARLRSERHRRQQEVYLLLEEVYGAAQYDHEVRSGPLRVRAQRFEAGGGMFWAARDLSCPHLAWDGHTLRWSDPPPGWYGAALLGAALQLLFTRWNVGQVRLGEGGPQLSRRRYFERLGYVRQGT; encoded by the coding sequence GTGCCCACGCTGCTCCAGGCCGAGGAACTGACGCTGCGCTACGCCGAGCGGACCGTGCTGGACCGCGTGTCGCTCACCGTCTCCACGGGAGACCGGTTGGCGCTGCTGGGCCGCAACGGGGCTGGCAAGACCACCCTGCTGCGACTGCTGGCCGGCCAGCGGCCCCCCGACGAAGGCCAGGTGTGGCGCGAGACGGGTCTGCGCTTTACCATGCTGGAGCAGCAGCCGGTCTACCCGCCGGGCGTGACGGTGCAGCAGCTGATCGAGCAGGCCAACCCGTACCGGGCGGCGCAGCAGCAGCTCGATCAGCTGGCAGGTCAGCTGCACGACCCAGAGGTTATGGAGCGCTGGACCACCCTGCAGGGGCAGTTCGAGGCGGGGGGTGGCTACGGTTGGCCCACCCGCGCCGCCCGCATGCTGGGCGTGCTGGACCTGACCCGCTTTCAGGACCGTGAGGCCGCGACGCTCAGCGGCGGCGAGCAGACCCGGCTGGGCCTGGCGCTGGCGCTGGCCGGTGAGCCGGACCTGCTGCTGCTGGATGAGCCGACCAACCACCTGGACATCCGGATGCGCGAGTGGCTGGAGACGCAGCTGCTGGCCTTTTCCGGTGGACTGGTCCTGACCAGCCACGACCGCGAGTTTCTGGACCGGGTGGCCACCCGCAGCCTGTGGATTGAGCAGGGGGAGGCGGCCCCCTACCCGGGCGGCTACAGCCGGGCGCGTGACATCCGCACGCTGGAGCGGCGCACGGCCGGGCGGCTGCACCGCCTGAGCGTGCGCGAGGAGCAGCGCCTCAGCGGCAGCGCCGAACAGCTGGACCGCTGGGGCCGGCGCAGCCGGGCCGTGAAGTCGCGGCTGGCGCGCACGGTGGTGGCCGAGGCGCCTCAGGCGGAGCGGGCCATCCGCATGCGGCTGATGGCGGGGCAGGCGCGGGCGCGGCTGGTGCTGTGGGCTGAGCACGTCAGCAAGAGTTACGGGCCGCGCCCGGTGCTGACCGGCGCGGCCCTCAAGGTGCGTCAGGGTGACCGCGTCGCGCTGATGGGCGCCAACGGCACCGGCAAGACCACCCTGCTGCGGCTGTTGGCCGGCCAGGAGTTTCCAGATCACACCACACCGCCCGCCACGCTGCAGGTGGCGGCGGGCGTGCAGGTGGTGACGCTGGACCAGACCTGGCATGGCCTGGACCCGGACCGGGGCCTGAAGGCGCAGTTCGAGGCGCGCTTCGGAGCGCGGGCCACCACGCTGCTGGGCCGGGCCGGTTTCCGGGAGGACGACTGGGCCAAGACGGTGCTGGAGCTGTCGGGTGGCGAGCGGGCGCGGGCCGGGCTGGCGCTGGTGAGTGCGCTGCGGGCCGACCTGCTGCTGCTGGACGAGCCGACCAACCACCTGGACATCGAGGCGCTGGAGGCGCTGGAGGCGGCGGTGCAGGCGTATGGCGGGGCGGTGATCATCGTGACGCACGACCGGCGCTTCGCCCGCGAGGTGGCCACCCGGCTGTGGCTGATCGAGGACACGGTGCTGCGTGAGGTGGGCGGCTGGGATGACCGCACCGCGCTGGACCCGGCCCGGACGCTGGAGGGCGACCCGCCGCCGCCCCCGCCGCCGCCCACCGCCCGTGAGCTGCTGCGGGAGCAAGAGACGCGGCTGCAGGAGCTGAACCGGGAACTCGACCGGCTGGACCTGACCGGGCGTGAGGAGGCCCGGCTGCGCTCGGAGCGGCACCGGCGGCAGCAGGAGGTGTACCTGCTGCTGGAGGAGGTGTACGGCGCGGCCCAGTACGACCACGAGGTGCGCTCCGGCCCGCTGCGGGTGCGGGCGCAGCGCTTCGAGGCGGGCGGGGGCATGTTCTGGGCGGCCCGCGACCTCAGCTGTCCGCATCTGGCCTGGGACGGCCACACCCTGCGCTGGTCGGACCCGCCGCCCGGATGGTACGGGGCGGCGCTGCTGGGCGCGGCGCTGCAGCTGCTGTTCACGCGCTGGAACGTGGGGCAGGTGCGGCTGGGAGAGGGAGGGCCACAGCTCAGTCGGCGGCGCTATTTCGAGCGGCTGGGCTACGTGCGGCAGGGCACTTGA